The following proteins come from a genomic window of Flavobacterium eburneipallidum:
- a CDS encoding glycoside hydrolase family 95 protein, translated as MKSSSIKIVLLAVFSSVICGKLLAQSNHVLNYKQPAEFFEESLVLGNGKMGATVFGGVNSDKIYLNDITLWSGEPVNANMNPEAYKNIPAIREALKNENYKLAEELNKKIQGKNSESYAPLGTMEINNHHTGKASNYHRELDISNAVSKVSYEIDGVKFTREYFVSAPDQIMVIKLTSSQKGALSFDINSTSLLQFKTEIQNNVLAMNGVAPIHENKGYEVVPAFLKEKEIGTRFTTLMKIKNTEGTIVSSNNSLGLQNGTEALIYVSIATSFNGFDKNPATQGLDNKAIATTHLNKSFSKSFDKLKSNHVADYQKFYNRVSLDLGKTTAPDLPTDERLLRYADGKEDKNLEILYFNFGRYLLISISRTLGVPANLQGLWNPHLNPPWSSNYTMNINLEENYWLAENTNLSELHLPLLSFIKNLSVTGKVTAKTFYGVSEGWSAAHNSDIWAMTNPVGQFGKEDPMWACWPMAGAWLSTHIWEHYIFTQDKKYLKNEGYPLMKGAAQFCRGWLVTDKNGNLITAPSTSPENQYRTPDGFIGATLYGGTADLAMIRECFDKTIKVAKILNVDADFISQLEADLTKLHPYQIGIKGNLQEWYFDWEDKDPKHRHQSQLFGLFPGDHITPLKTPDLAAASRKTLEIKGDETTGWSKGWRINLWARLWDGNRAYKMYRELLRYVDPDKKKVEKSRRGGGTYPNLLDAHPPFQIDGNFGGTAAVAEMLVQSNETEIRLLPALPDAWESGTVKGICARGGFEIAMEWNSKELKKVTIFSKKGGKTTLISGDKKQNISLKKGQKLVVNW; from the coding sequence GTGAAATCAAGCTCAATTAAAATAGTACTTCTCGCCGTTTTCAGCTCTGTTATTTGCGGAAAATTGCTGGCACAATCCAATCATGTTTTAAACTACAAACAACCCGCTGAATTTTTCGAAGAAAGTCTAGTTTTAGGAAACGGAAAGATGGGAGCGACCGTTTTTGGCGGTGTCAATTCGGATAAAATTTATTTGAATGACATTACACTTTGGTCGGGTGAGCCTGTAAATGCTAATATGAATCCCGAAGCTTATAAAAATATTCCAGCCATTCGCGAGGCTTTAAAAAACGAGAATTACAAGCTAGCCGAAGAACTGAACAAGAAAATTCAAGGTAAAAATTCCGAGTCCTATGCACCATTAGGAACGATGGAAATCAATAATCATCATACTGGAAAAGCGTCGAATTATCACAGAGAATTAGATATTTCTAATGCCGTTTCTAAAGTGAGCTATGAAATAGATGGTGTAAAATTTACCCGAGAATATTTTGTTTCAGCTCCTGATCAAATTATGGTAATCAAACTGACCAGCAGTCAAAAAGGAGCTTTGAGTTTTGATATAAATTCGACTAGTTTATTACAATTTAAAACCGAAATTCAAAATAATGTGCTTGCTATGAATGGTGTAGCACCGATTCATGAGAATAAAGGTTATGAAGTTGTACCTGCATTTTTGAAAGAAAAAGAAATAGGAACACGATTCACTACTTTGATGAAAATAAAAAACACAGAAGGAACCATTGTAAGTTCGAATAATAGTTTAGGATTACAGAACGGAACCGAAGCCTTAATTTATGTTTCCATTGCTACCAGTTTCAATGGTTTTGACAAAAATCCAGCCACACAAGGATTGGATAACAAAGCTATTGCTACAACTCATTTAAACAAATCCTTTTCCAAATCTTTTGATAAATTAAAAAGCAATCATGTTGCTGATTACCAAAAATTCTACAATCGGGTGAGTTTAGATTTAGGGAAAACCACTGCTCCCGATTTGCCAACAGACGAACGATTGTTGCGTTATGCGGATGGAAAAGAAGATAAAAATTTAGAGATTTTGTATTTTAATTTCGGGCGTTATTTGCTTATTAGCATTTCCAGAACTTTGGGTGTTCCAGCTAATTTACAAGGACTTTGGAATCCGCATTTGAATCCTCCTTGGAGTTCGAATTACACGATGAATATCAATTTGGAAGAGAATTATTGGTTGGCCGAAAACACTAATCTTTCGGAATTGCATCTTCCACTTTTGAGTTTCATCAAAAATCTTTCGGTAACAGGAAAAGTGACCGCCAAGACTTTTTATGGAGTTAGTGAAGGTTGGTCGGCAGCACACAATTCCGATATTTGGGCGATGACGAATCCTGTAGGGCAATTTGGAAAAGAAGATCCAATGTGGGCGTGTTGGCCAATGGCAGGAGCTTGGTTGAGTACCCATATTTGGGAACATTATATCTTTACACAAGATAAAAAATACTTGAAAAATGAGGGTTATCCGTTGATGAAAGGAGCAGCTCAATTTTGCAGAGGTTGGTTGGTAACGGATAAAAATGGAAATTTAATTACTGCTCCATCTACTTCGCCTGAAAATCAATACAGGACTCCTGATGGTTTTATTGGAGCAACACTATATGGAGGAACAGCTGATTTGGCGATGATTCGAGAATGTTTTGATAAAACCATAAAAGTGGCTAAAATTTTAAATGTTGATGCCGATTTTATAAGCCAGTTAGAAGCCGATTTGACAAAATTACATCCGTATCAAATTGGAATAAAAGGAAATCTCCAAGAATGGTATTTCGATTGGGAAGACAAAGATCCGAAACACCGTCATCAATCGCAATTATTTGGACTTTTTCCAGGCGATCATATTACACCTCTAAAAACTCCTGATTTGGCTGCAGCTTCCAGAAAAACCTTGGAGATAAAAGGAGACGAAACCACGGGTTGGTCAAAAGGTTGGCGTATTAATCTTTGGGCAAGACTGTGGGACGGCAATCGAGCTTACAAAATGTATAGGGAATTGCTTCGTTATGTAGATCCAGACAAAAAGAAAGTGGAAAAATCAAGACGAGGAGGAGGAACTTATCCTAATTTATTGGATGCGCATCCACCGTTTCAAATTGATGGCAATTTTGGGGGAACAGCCGCTGTTGCTGAAATGTTGGTACAATCGAATGAAACAGAAATTCGACTGCTACCAGCTTTACCCGATGCTTGGGAAAGCGGAACGGTAAAAGGAATTTGTGCCAGAGGAGGATTTGAAATAGCGATGGAATGGAATTCTAAAGAACTAAAAAAAGTAACTATTTTTTCTAAAAAAGGAGGAAAAACAACCTTGATTAGCGGAGATAAAAAACAAAATATTAGTTTGAAAAAAGGACAAAAATTGGTTGTTAATTGGTAA
- a CDS encoding MFS transporter, whose translation MKDQTSAIPFTAYQKFVVFILAITQFTVILDFMVMSPLGDMLMKSLDLKPSNFGLVVSAYAFSAGISGLLTAGFADKFDRKKLLLFFYIGFIGGTILCGVVTSYPLLLAARIVTGLFGGVIGSISMAIIADIFTLQQRGRVMGFVQMGFGASQILGIPIGLYLANAWGWHSPFLWIAVMAGIVAIAIAVKLQPITKHLAIKQEKSAFLHLIHTIANKDYRIGFTSTALLSIGGFMMMPFGSAFAINNLKITEHELPIMFMVAGISTLIIMPVVGKLSDKIDKFKIFAFASLWTMVMVAVYTNLGVTPFYLVLVFNVLMMAGIMSRMVPSTALVTSIPDMQDRGAFMSINSSLQQIAGGIAAAFAGTIVVQKDKMSPLEHYDTLGIIICMVLILSLILMYRVDQLVKRKAK comes from the coding sequence ATGAAAGATCAAACGTCAGCAATCCCATTTACAGCTTATCAGAAATTTGTAGTTTTTATACTCGCCATTACTCAATTTACAGTAATACTCGATTTTATGGTAATGTCTCCACTAGGCGATATGCTAATGAAATCGCTCGATTTAAAACCTTCTAATTTTGGTCTAGTCGTTTCGGCTTATGCTTTTAGTGCTGGAATTTCTGGATTGCTTACAGCTGGTTTTGCTGATAAATTCGACCGAAAAAAACTATTACTATTCTTTTACATTGGTTTCATTGGCGGAACAATCCTTTGCGGAGTGGTTACCTCCTATCCTTTACTACTCGCTGCCAGAATCGTTACTGGATTATTTGGTGGTGTAATTGGTTCTATATCGATGGCGATTATTGCTGACATTTTTACACTACAACAACGAGGACGAGTTATGGGTTTTGTCCAAATGGGTTTTGGAGCTAGTCAAATTTTAGGAATTCCAATTGGATTATACCTTGCCAATGCTTGGGGCTGGCACTCGCCTTTTTTATGGATAGCAGTAATGGCAGGAATTGTCGCTATAGCCATTGCCGTTAAGCTTCAACCCATTACTAAGCATTTAGCAATCAAACAAGAAAAATCAGCTTTTCTACACTTAATTCATACTATTGCTAATAAAGATTACCGCATCGGATTTACTTCTACCGCCTTACTTTCCATTGGTGGATTTATGATGATGCCTTTTGGTAGTGCATTTGCCATCAATAATTTAAAAATTACCGAACACGAATTGCCGATCATGTTTATGGTCGCAGGAATATCAACCTTAATAATTATGCCTGTCGTTGGAAAATTAAGTGACAAAATAGACAAGTTCAAAATATTCGCTTTTGCCTCTTTGTGGACAATGGTTATGGTTGCCGTTTACACGAATCTTGGCGTAACTCCTTTTTATTTAGTCCTAGTTTTCAACGTACTGATGATGGCTGGAATCATGAGCCGAATGGTACCTTCAACAGCATTAGTTACTTCCATTCCTGATATGCAGGATCGAGGTGCATTTATGAGTATCAATTCCTCATTACAACAAATAGCTGGGGGAATTGCAGCCGCTTTTGCTGGAACTATTGTGGTACAAAAAGACAAAATGAGTCCATTAGAACATTACGATACGCTAGGAATTATAATTTGCATGGTTTTAATACTTTCCTTAATACTCATGTATCGTGTAGATCAATTAGTCAAAAGAAAAGCCAAATAA
- a CDS encoding PorP/SprF family type IX secretion system membrane protein: MKFRLFIIIISCCFYSKTRAQDPVFTQYFLVPETLNPGFSGFMETTYTGIIHREQWPDLDFKVTTDYAFVNTWSEEMNSSFGISVLNQRENTTNYNFAQVNANYTYRVRLNDDWYFRPAIEAGFGLKSFAFQNLLLEDQINIRTGTINTGSIDPLLLNDKVSFFDISAGMVFNTDALWIGLSMKHLNKPNISFAANGNIPLDTFFSLSTGYEFLLAEYIDVQFFPYATKMFLTSNYMQQGRYNRLDIGTSILFEKMFFGITAVTNPAKNSINSHLLTSINFFTGLQYENLRLGLSYDANTSKIGKTGGAYELSLTYQFNLDVKCFGCPNYTGR, from the coding sequence ATGAAATTCAGACTATTTATCATAATTATAAGCTGCTGCTTTTATTCTAAAACAAGAGCTCAAGATCCCGTTTTTACACAATATTTTTTAGTTCCCGAAACTCTAAATCCTGGTTTCTCTGGTTTTATGGAAACCACTTACACCGGAATTATTCACCGAGAACAATGGCCTGATTTAGATTTTAAAGTCACTACCGATTATGCTTTTGTTAATACTTGGAGCGAGGAAATGAATAGTAGTTTTGGAATTAGTGTCTTGAATCAAAGAGAAAATACAACAAACTATAATTTTGCACAAGTTAACGCCAATTATACCTATCGAGTAAGATTGAATGACGATTGGTATTTTAGACCCGCTATCGAAGCTGGTTTCGGACTAAAATCTTTTGCTTTTCAAAATTTATTATTGGAAGACCAAATCAATATCAGAACTGGTACAATTAATACTGGTTCGATTGACCCATTATTACTTAATGATAAAGTTAGTTTTTTTGATATTAGTGCAGGTATGGTTTTCAATACCGATGCACTATGGATTGGATTATCAATGAAACATCTCAACAAACCCAATATATCATTTGCAGCCAACGGAAATATTCCTTTAGACACTTTCTTTTCTTTAAGTACTGGTTATGAATTTCTATTGGCAGAATATATCGATGTTCAATTCTTTCCGTATGCTACAAAAATGTTTCTAACTTCTAATTATATGCAACAAGGGCGTTACAATAGACTAGATATTGGTACTTCTATCTTATTCGAAAAAATGTTTTTTGGCATTACAGCTGTTACCAATCCTGCCAAAAACAGCATTAACAGTCACCTCCTTACCTCTATCAATTTTTTTACAGGATTACAATACGAAAATTTAAGGCTAGGTCTTTCCTATGATGCCAATACTTCCAAAATTGGAAAAACTGGTGGAGCATACGAACTTTCTTTAACCTATCAATTCAACCTTGATGTAAAATGCTTTGGTTGCCCTAATTATACAGGAAGATAA